GACGTACAATCAAGAACACAACATCACACCAACGAGTACCACTCGAAGAATGGATGAAAATCTTAAACTCGAAGAGCATGCCGACATCTACAACACGTTTGATAAAAAAGATAAGATTCCACCGAGTGAAAAGAAGAAAATCATCACGGAGCTGACCAAAGCCATGCACGAAGCAGCGAAGATTTTAGAGTTTGAAAAAGCGGCAAAACTACGCGATCAAATCGAGAAATTGAAAAAGATGTAAACGTTTTATCAACTCCCTCTTTGTTGTTACCTTTTTATAACTTTTTTTTGATAAAATAATCCACTTTTACTAAAGGATAAAACGTGCCTGACTTAACCGACTCTAGCCTTTACCTTAACCGCGAGCTTTCATGGCTCAAATTTAACACAAGAGTCCTCTCTCAATCCCTCAAAAAAGATCTACCTCTTTTTGAGCGACTCAAATTTTTAGCCATTTATGCTACCAACCTTGATGAATTTTACATGATTCGTGTGGCGGGTCTTAAGCAACTCTTTAGCGCCGGCGTCATTGAAACAGGAGCGGATCAAAAAACGCCTCTGGATCAGCTTAGAGAAATCAGAAGCTACCTTGCCAGCGAAAAAGAGGTGATTCAAAGCAGTTACGAAGAGATCGTTAAAGATCTTGAAAAAGAGAACCTTTTTGTAACCGATTATGACGATTTAAGCCCTGCTTTGGCAAAGCTTTCGGATGAATATTTCTTTTCCAATATTTTGCCTGTCATCGTCCCGATTGCCGTCAATGCGACCCACCCGTTTCCACATTTGAATAACCTCAGTTTTTCTCTTGCGGTCAAATTGCAAGACAGCGAAAGCGATGAAGAAGGCAACTACAAATACGGCATGATTCGCATTCCACGCGTCCTTCCACGCTTTTTTCAAGCAGGAGATCATACGTATGTGCCGATTGAAACGATTGTTCGTAAGCATGCGGAAGAGATTTTTCCAGGCTACAAACTCGTCGCCTCGGCTGCCTTTAGAGTCACACGAAATGCCGATATGGTCATCGAAGAAGAAGAAGCGGATGATTTTATGATGATTATGGAGCAAGGGTTAAAACTGCGCCGTAAGGGAGCCTTCGTACGCCTTAATATCCAAGAAGGAGCCGATCCTGATCTGCTCAATTTCCTCAATTCACACATGCAAATTTTCTTTAAAGACATCTATGCTTATAAAATTCCTCTCAACCTTGGGGCACTGTGGCAAATTGTGGGCAATAAAGATTTTTCGCATCTTGCCTTGCCACCGTACAATCCAAAAACATTGCCTCCCTTTGATAGCAACGAGTCTGTTTTCAAAGTGATCGACAAAGGTGATGTGTTACTTTTTCATCCGTATGAGAGTTTTGATCCTGTTTTAAGATTGATTCGTGAGGCGTCAAAAGATCCTAAAGTTGTCTCTATTCGCATGACACTCTATCGTGTAGAGAAAAATTCACAAATCGTTCAAGCGTTGATCGATGCGGCGAATGAAGGCAAACAAGTCACCGCCGTGGTAGAGCTTAAAGCGCGTTTTGACGAAGAGAAC
Above is a genomic segment from Sulfurospirillum halorespirans DSM 13726 containing:
- a CDS encoding RNA degradosome polyphosphate kinase codes for the protein MPDLTDSSLYLNRELSWLKFNTRVLSQSLKKDLPLFERLKFLAIYATNLDEFYMIRVAGLKQLFSAGVIETGADQKTPLDQLREIRSYLASEKEVIQSSYEEIVKDLEKENLFVTDYDDLSPALAKLSDEYFFSNILPVIVPIAVNATHPFPHLNNLSFSLAVKLQDSESDEEGNYKYGMIRIPRVLPRFFQAGDHTYVPIETIVRKHAEEIFPGYKLVASAAFRVTRNADMVIEEEEADDFMMIMEQGLKLRRKGAFVRLNIQEGADPDLLNFLNSHMQIFFKDIYAYKIPLNLGALWQIVGNKDFSHLALPPYNPKTLPPFDSNESVFKVIDKGDVLLFHPYESFDPVLRLIREASKDPKVVSIRMTLYRVEKNSQIVQALIDAANEGKQVTAVVELKARFDEENNLHWAKALEQAGAHVVYGITGFKVHAKIAQVIRQEEDGKLKFYMHFSTGNYNGSTAKIYTDTSFFTCKEDFAKDGTMFFHILSGFSKHKKLDTLSMSPTQIKPKVISLINNEAKHGPEGRIIVKMNSLVDPDVIQALYNASMQGVQIDIIARGICCLRPGVEGISENIRVKSIVGKYLEHARIFYFKNGDPTPTFISSADWMPRNLERRLELMTPIFDKALQQKLFEILQLQLNDNVLSWNLENNGDYTQIASTDERAINNHMVLEDYMNKIYKAQKKDTSSHKAEKLARRLFKES